The genomic region TCCGGTGGGGGAGGATCAGGTTCCCCACGTGGAATTGACACGGGAAATTGCCCGCAGGTTTAATTCGCTTTACGGAGAGGTTTTCCCGGAACCTCAACCCATGCTGACGGTTTTCAGCCGGCTTCCGGGTCTGGACGGTACAAAGATGAGTAAATCCAAAGAGAATACCATTCTGCTTTCGGATGATCCGCAAACCATTCAGAAAAAGGTTCGAACGGCTGTTACCGATCCGCAGAAGATTCACATGGGAGACCCGGGTCATCCGGACATTTGTACGGTTTTTACCTATCATAAAAAATTTAATCCCTCGGAGGTTCCTGAAATTGAAGAGAATTGTAAGAAGGGGATTCTGGGGTGTGTGGCGTGCAAAAAAAATCTGGCCCAGAAATTAGCGGACTACCTGGCTCCGTTTCGCGAAAAACGGGCGGAACTGGAGCAAAACCGAAAAAAAATCCGCGATATTATTGAAGATGGAAACGAACGCGCCAGAAAAGAGGCCCGGGAAACAATGGGCGCCGTTCGTGAGGCCATGAAGATTGGGCTCATGCTGGACGTGTAAATAAAAATGGCTGTCAATAATCACCTGGTGTTGGCGAAGCGATTGGAATAAAAACTCCGGATCAGATACACGAATCATTGAGAGAGTATGTACAAAATAAAACTTCAAAATTTTGAAGGCCCGTTGGATCTGCTTCTGTTTTTAATCAATAAAAATGAAGTGGATATTTACGATATTCCAATTGCGCTTATTACGCGGCAGTATTTGGATACCATTCAGCTCATGCAGCAATTGGATCTGGATATTGCAGGCGATTTTATCGTAATGGCGGCTACCTTGATGCACATCAAAGCTCACATGCTGATTCCGACGGCTCCTTTGGAAAACGAGGAGGAAATCGTTGACCCGCGCCAGGAATTGGTAGATCGCCTTATCGAATATCGGAAGTATAAGACCATTGCCCACACACTGGAGGAGAAAGAAGCGGTTTTCCGGACCATGATCCCGAAGGTACCTCAGGAATTTGATTTCAGCGATTTTCCTTCTGAAGAGGTGTCTCTCGGAAATGTAACCCTTTTTGATCTGGTTTATGCCTTTAATCAGGCACTCAAGCGGTTCAAGGAAAAACCGGATCACCAGGTTATTGTTGATCAGATTTCCGTGGATGATCAAATCCATTATATTCGGGAGTTTATGAAATCCCGCGAGCAGATAACGTTTCAGGAATTGATAGAGCCCCTTAAAAGAAAGTTGGTGGTGATTGCCACATTTTTGGCCATTTTGGAAATGATCAAACAGCAGGAGATTGTGGTCAAACAAACCCTGCCGTTTTCGGAAATCTGGATTTTCAGGCCCCATCTTCAGAATTAGGGGATCCCCATTATCCAGTGGAAACAAAATTTTTACTTCGCACAATCGGGGTGAAATAAAGCAGGTTTTATTTTTATGGATGGAAGGCCATTCAAAAAGTAATCAAACGAGCTCATGCGTATGAAAAACCAAATGACGATTTACATGAACCAACAATCCGCCCGGGCGGATCAGGAAAAGTAGCATTTATGGACGAAATTGAATTGCAACGCATCGTTGAGGCGTTACTTTTTTCTTCAGACAAACCGCTGCCAGCCAAACACATATCCCAGATTTTGAATATCTCTGAAAAAAATGTTGTGGACTCTATTGATGCACTGAACCGTCTGTATGACGCCCGAGCGTTCAAAATTATCCGGGTGGCAGGGGGATTTCAGATGGTCACTAAACCGGATTATTACGGCTGGATTCGCCAGTTGTACAAAACCCGGAGCCGGAACCGATTGTCCCGTGCGGCACTGGAGACGCTGGCCGTTATTGCCTACAAGCAGCCGGTCAGTCGGGTGGAGGTGGAACACATTCGCGGGGTCAATTCGGACGGTGTTATCGGGACTCTTCTGGAGAGAAATCTCATTACCATCAAAGGACGTGCCGAGGCCGTGGGGCGCCCGTTACTTTACGGAACAACGGATGAATTTTTGCGCTATTTTGGGTTGAACGACCTTTCCGATCTTCCAAAAGAATCCGAAATTGAGGCCCTGTTAAAGGACAAAGAGGCGCAGGAGGAGGCAGATGCCGACGATTTGAATCGGGAAGTCGCCGGGCGAAATGAATCAGGAAAAGAGACCGATGATTCGACTGAATAAATTTATCGCCAACGCCGGTGTATGTTCGCGTCGGAAAGCCGACGAGTGGATTCAACAGGGACGGGTGCGTGTGAACGGAGAAACGGTTACCCATCTGGGCATCCAAATTGATCCGGAAAATGACCGGATTGAGATTGATGGTAACCCAATTGTACTTCCTCAAAAGGAAATCATCATTCTGTTCAATAAGCCGAAAGAGTGTTTGACGACGGTTTCAGACCCCTTCCGTCGAAAAACCGTGTTGGATTATGTACGCGTGCCCTATCGTATTTACCCGGTTGGTCGTTTGGATTACGACACCGAAGGAGTGCTTCTTCTTACCAATTCAGGAGAACTGGCCTATCGCTTAACCCACCCCAAATATGAAATTGACAAGGTTTATCTGGTCACACTTGAAAAACCGGTTACGTCCGACATGCTGCTTTCTCTGGAAAAAGGGGTTGAAATTGCTCCGGGGCGTGTGGTTTCCGGCCGTGTCGAAAAACGATCGTCGCATCGAATCGAACTGACCATTCACCAGGGGATGAAACATCAGGTGAAGCGCATGGTTCAGGCCGTTGGTAATCGGGTGGTGGCCCTCAAGCGCATTCGCCTGGGAGCATTGCACCTGGGTTCTTTGAAACCCGGTGAATGGCGGTTTCTAAATACAGAAGAAATCTCGCAACTCAAAAAAACAGTGAGGTTACCATGGAAATAAAGGGAAAACGCGTATTGATTTTAGGCGCATGGGGTTTGGTGGGATCCGCCATTTGCAGGCGACTTATTCCGGAGGAACCCGAAGAAATCATTGTTTCGTCCCTGGCAAAATGGGAAGCCGAAGATGCTGTTAATCGTTTGAAGGATATTAACAAAGAAGGAAAAGTCAAACTCATTCCCTCCTGGGGCAATATTTTCTTGCGGGATTCTTTGCAAAATATCCCCCGATCCGAAATTATTGAAAATCCAACCTATCGGGAACAACTTATTGAAGATGTTTTGGGTGACTTAACGCCTGAGATTTTGGGCCGTTCTTATCTGTACCAGACCATTCAAAAATACAAACCGCAAATTGTGATCGATAGTGTTAATTCGGCCACGGCTCTGGCCTATCAGGACGTGTTTTTGGGCTATTATCGGGTTCGAAAAGAACTCAAGAAATTCAAAAACGGGCTCCCGAATACAACGGGTTTGGTCGATGAAATTGAAAAACTGTTGAGCACACTTTATATTCCGCAATTGATTCGCCATGTTCAGATTTTGTATGAGGCCATGATGCAGGTCAGGACACGAATTTATCTGAAAATTGGTACCAGCGGAACCGGGGGAATGGGGTTGAACATTCCCTACACCCACAGTGAGGAAAAACCGTCACGGGTACTCTTGAGCAAAACTTCCGTGGCCGGAGCCCATTCTCTGCTGCTCTTTTTGATGGCACGCACGCCGGATGCGCCGATTACAAAGGAAATCAAACCGACGGCGGCTATTGCCTGGAAGCGCATCGGTTACGGCCCGATTCGAAAAGGAAACAAACAGGTTGAGCTCTACGACTGCAAACCCGAGAATGCCGTTCCCCTGAAGGGGGAGTTTCGCCTGCACGAAAAATTAAACTGGAAGAAATTAGAGGATGGCATTTTGGAATCGGTCTTCATTGACACCGGTGAAAATGGTATTTTTTCAAAGGCCGAATTTATGACCATC from Calditrichota bacterium harbors:
- the trpS gene encoding tryptophan--tRNA ligase, which produces MKRILSGMRPSGKLHLGNYTGALENWVQNQGKFQNFHLVADWHVLTTSVEDTSHIWEDSIEMIIDWLAVGIDPEKSVIFVQSHVKEHAELFLLFSMLVTVPRLQRNPTVKEQIRELHLEDRVSFGHLGYPVLQAADILIYRAHYVPVGEDQVPHVELTREIARRFNSLYGEVFPEPQPMLTVFSRLPGLDGTKMSKSKENTILLSDDPQTIQKKVRTAVTDPQKIHMGDPGHPDICTVFTYHKKFNPSEVPEIEENCKKGILGCVACKKNLAQKLADYLAPFREKRAELEQNRKKIRDIIEDGNERARKEARETMGAVREAMKIGLMLDV
- a CDS encoding segregation/condensation protein A; the encoded protein is MYKIKLQNFEGPLDLLLFLINKNEVDIYDIPIALITRQYLDTIQLMQQLDLDIAGDFIVMAATLMHIKAHMLIPTAPLENEEEIVDPRQELVDRLIEYRKYKTIAHTLEEKEAVFRTMIPKVPQEFDFSDFPSEEVSLGNVTLFDLVYAFNQALKRFKEKPDHQVIVDQISVDDQIHYIREFMKSREQITFQELIEPLKRKLVVIATFLAILEMIKQQEIVVKQTLPFSEIWIFRPHLQN
- the scpB gene encoding SMC-Scp complex subunit ScpB — translated: MDEIELQRIVEALLFSSDKPLPAKHISQILNISEKNVVDSIDALNRLYDARAFKIIRVAGGFQMVTKPDYYGWIRQLYKTRSRNRLSRAALETLAVIAYKQPVSRVEVEHIRGVNSDGVIGTLLERNLITIKGRAEAVGRPLLYGTTDEFLRYFGLNDLSDLPKESEIEALLKDKEAQEEADADDLNREVAGRNESGKETDDSTE
- a CDS encoding rRNA pseudouridine synthase, coding for MIRLNKFIANAGVCSRRKADEWIQQGRVRVNGETVTHLGIQIDPENDRIEIDGNPIVLPQKEIIILFNKPKECLTTVSDPFRRKTVLDYVRVPYRIYPVGRLDYDTEGVLLLTNSGELAYRLTHPKYEIDKVYLVTLEKPVTSDMLLSLEKGVEIAPGRVVSGRVEKRSSHRIELTIHQGMKHQVKRMVQAVGNRVVALKRIRLGALHLGSLKPGEWRFLNTEEISQLKKTVRLPWK
- a CDS encoding short-chain dehydrogenase; this translates as MEIKGKRVLILGAWGLVGSAICRRLIPEEPEEIIVSSLAKWEAEDAVNRLKDINKEGKVKLIPSWGNIFLRDSLQNIPRSEIIENPTYREQLIEDVLGDLTPEILGRSYLYQTIQKYKPQIVIDSVNSATALAYQDVFLGYYRVRKELKKFKNGLPNTTGLVDEIEKLLSTLYIPQLIRHVQILYEAMMQVRTRIYLKIGTSGTGGMGLNIPYTHSEEKPSRVLLSKTSVAGAHSLLLFLMARTPDAPITKEIKPTAAIAWKRIGYGPIRKGNKQVELYDCKPENAVPLKGEFRLHEKLNWKKLEDGILESVFIDTGENGIFSKAEFMTITTTGQMEYVTPEEIAKNVIYELRGGNTGHDIINALDNATMGPTYRAGYLRHTALKKMEQLEKEHGVESIAFELLGPPRLSKLLYEAYLFKRTVKTMEHLRDADENQLSQRLLDLIQSDSKLRSQIISIGIPILMPDGERLLRGPVVKIPPYRGEDVLEILPEKIDIWAHDGWVDLRPSNIRTWKNRMKRIFEEIEAVPPNDTSSEYDQDRQYWLEDGEINVGKIVGWIFTKEEKGLRMKD